The Bacillota bacterium genome contains the following window.
TATTTAGTATATCTTCCAGCCTTTTTACTTCATATGCCTCTTCAAGTTCCTGGATTTTTGGGGAAATCCATTTCATAGCAATTGCTTTACAAGATTCTCCTTGCTGTCTTCCACGCTCAAAAGGGGAGCCTTTAGTTTTAATTTGAAGCAATGTCATACACTCCTTTTTGAAATTTTCTTTTTTAATACTCCTTAAAAATTATAACATACATATACCAATTTGTAAACTATGGTTTTGCAAACGGGCGCATTTTCAAATTTTGAAGAAAATGCTGGAAGTAACATTGCGGAAAGTCTTATAGAGCCTGTTAATCCGACGAGGGATAAGCAAATCAACTGTATGAGCAAAATAATTACATTAAAATATTATTAAATTCTATTCAAATTATTTTGCGAGTTTGATTTGCCCCGAAGTGAATTTACAGGCTCTTAAGACTTGGAGCATTTAGTTACTGGAAGCATTTTCTTCATAAAAATAAAATGCACTCTTTGCAAACTTAACAACGCCTGCACTAATCAGCACCTTATTCTAATAAAGTGTGCCCTGGACTTAACAAAGGGATCCATATATTCTCCACATCTCTCTGTAAAAGAACCAAGTATCAGTCCATCTCTTGATACTTCTCTGCAACCTCCTGTAGCATAAATAGAATATGGATCATCAACAAGCTCCTCACTTAACGCATAATCCTCCCAGGTCAATCCGTTATCATAACTGACAATACAGCCAATTCTTTTTCTCTGTTTTGCCACATAGTATAAAGCCTCCTTACCCGGTCGCCTGTCTACGGCAAAAAATCCGTCAAATCCTGCAAGTCTGACTTTATTGCCACCAAGTTCATGTGCCAATATTTCATGGTCTTTCTTCCCTCTTGCAATATCATACCTTATATAATGCTGTTTCCCATTATAAAAATCATCTTTTGGTAGTTTAAAATCCGGATGTGGACTCGCCCTGTACATGAAATGCAACTTGCCATTAACTGCAATAAAGTTGGAAAGCCAGGTATTTAAATCAAATTCTTCATCCAAAGTGATTCTATCACCACCGCCATCTGTATCACTTAAAACCGGAAGCCTTATTTCCGTGCCATCCATGCGCTTCCATGTATAGCCTCCGTCTTCGGATTTCATATAGTATATGCTTAAATAATGGAATGTCTTATGCATATTTGTGGTCCAGGCTACGTGCAATACACCGTTTTCATCCATAACCATATGCGGATACTCAAAGGAAGCTGTTTTACCAATCTCAACTATTTTTGCAGAGTATTTAATATTCCCCTCCACATCGATAGCATGGAAATCGCCGTTGTTAGGTATATAATATAACATCCTTCTTTTTTTATCGTAAGCCATGGCAAATTTCCCACCTGCAGTATTCGGAATGGTTATGCAAAAAGGGTTTTTATACTTTTCTGATGCTTTAAAAATCATAAAACACGAGTTCCATTTCACAAAGTCGGGATATACAAGATACAGGTTATTTTCTTCATCTGTTTCTAATGGAGCAGGGTTTGTGGGATCTATACTATCATAAATAACATGGAAAGTGTCTCCCTGGTCAGTGCTTCTTAGAAGTCTCCAATTCTGTGCTGTATACTTTTCATTTCTTGACCTTATATAAGTAAGAAATATACCGTTTTCATTACTAACAATTTTTTGATTATGGCTCTGAAATGTAGCAAAAGCTGTAGCTTCCTGGTCGAAGCATATTACATCAATTTTTTTCAATTCACATTTAGACATAAATTATATCCCCTTTTTATTTCAACATCTATCTTACGCTTCATATTATATATTTAAACAGTTCATTTATATATAAAATTTCTTAACAGGGTTAACTAATTTCCCTATATCTCTTGACTTTTTATAGCTTTAATAAAATCATCAACATCATAAACAAAGCCAA
Protein-coding sequences here:
- a CDS encoding BNR-4 repeat-containing protein, whose amino-acid sequence is MSKCELKKIDVICFDQEATAFATFQSHNQKIVSNENGIFLTYIRSRNEKYTAQNWRLLRSTDQGDTFHVIYDSIDPTNPAPLETDEENNLYLVYPDFVKWNSCFMIFKASEKYKNPFCITIPNTAGGKFAMAYDKKRRMLYYIPNNGDFHAIDVEGNIKYSAKIVEIGKTASFEYPHMVMDENGVLHVAWTTNMHKTFHYLSIYYMKSEDGGYTWKRMDGTEIRLPVLSDTDGGGDRITLDEEFDLNTWLSNFIAVNGKLHFMYRASPHPDFKLPKDDFYNGKQHYIRYDIARGKKDHEILAHELGGNKVRLAGFDGFFAVDRRPGKEALYYVAKQRKRIGCIVSYDNGLTWEDYALSEELVDDPYSIYATGGCREVSRDGLILGSFTERCGEYMDPFVKSRAHFIRIRC